AATAGGAAATTCAAATTTTAGAGGTTTGTAAGGGTTAAAAATTCCCTGACAATGAGGGGAGAGTGTATTCCTGTCTTTGTTTTGGTAGCGTGTAATCAGAAGATAAAGTTCTTCTCGCGAATGTGAAAATTCAGCAGCACCATTTGGAGAAAAGCGGTAATAACCCCGCATCCCTAGTGACATGCAATAATACATTAGCTCTAAAAGAGGAAGGGAGCTGGATGGGGATGTTGAGAGTTTCTTTAATAAGAGAAAAAAACGTGAGCCACTTTGAACGTCATGATGAAATTCTGCGGATAGAGAAGGAAGTTGAGCCTGTTTAGCTTGCAGAAACCAAGGCATGCAATGAACTATATCATCAAGACTGGCACATAAAATGTAATGCGCCGTTTGGATTGTCATGTTGTCCACGCCAATATTTTGGAGTTTTTCAACATATTTATAAAGTTCAGAGACGAGGCTAGACCTTAACGCATGAAAATCGGGTTCCTTTTGAACTTTTACCAACCCAGCCATAAAAGATAAAAGCGGAGCAGCTGCTTTTGTGATATCAGATTTGTTTTTTATATTTAAATCGTCAAAAACAAAAATTTGTTGATTACTGTCATTGGAAAATTTAGCGGCACGAGCAGAAAGCGGAGAAGGATAATCTTCTGAAATGACAATGGTTGGGTCTTCATCTGACCCATGATTGTGATAATTGTTGCCTTCCAGAAAATTATTCATGAACGCAAAGCCCAAAGTTCCATTTTTAGATTTGGAAATTCATGAGACACATGAATGGCGAAGGCTGCTGAATTTTGCATTTTATGCCAAGCATCAGAATGTTTATCTAATTCAAAATAGAGTGCATTCGGGATAAATGGCATTTGCCGAGGTGCAACTGGTAAAAGATGTATGCCAATACCAGGCAGAGAAATATTAACTAAATCTCGTATATGTTCGACCGCCCCTATTTTTACTTTTGATGGAAATAGGCGTTGCAAAATATCTATGGATGTATCGGCAGAAACGGCAAGAACGATACTGTCAGATTCCAAGATGCTTTTGTCATGCAAGGGACCAACACGCACATTATGTTTCCGCATATTCAATTTAATAGGCGTAGCAGCCTGTTCGAAAACGCTTGATAATGATTTTTGAATAGAGTGAATTACGGGGGAGAAAGTTTCAAATAAATTCTCATGTGCGTAAACAGGGAAATGATCTGGTAAGTGTTTTTCTGAGGTAAATGTTGCTAACTCACCAGCAATTTCTAAAAAAAAGGTAAAAAGTCTTTCAGGAGATAAGGCAGGATAATTTACATAATGTCCCATCACTGAGTGCCACACATTAATACGTTGCAAAAGCATAAAGTCACTAATTTCTGTGGTGCCACGTTCCTTAATAGCGCCCAAGCGAGAGCTAATAGCTTCAGCCCGTTGTCTAAGAACGGCATAGATCTCTAAAATGATATTTTTAAGCCAAGCGCTAGCACGGCAAACAATAACGGGTGGTATCCAATTTTGATCTAGAATGACGTGATGATCGTGATCAACTTCTAATATCTTTGCGATTGGCAGGAGCTGATACCCTTCTAAATTATTTTTTTCGAGTAGGAGCTTAAAGTTAAGGTTTGCGACTTGGATAGGTTCATCGTCATCGAGGTCTGCTACGTATGAATCTTGAACGATCGCATCTGTAATTTTAAAACGTTCTGCAGAAGATTCATCAGCACTAAATTCAAGCCTTTTGGCAGACATATTTGGTAATGCCAGATAGACAAGTTTGCCGCTCGCATTGTCATTGATGGTTAATGAATTTGGAAGTTCCCCTTCCTGAGGAAGATTGAAACGTGTTCCATCTCTCAAAAAACCAGAGGCGGAAAGAAGGCAAATCTGTCCTGAAGATAATAATTCTTCATTTATTTCGTATTTCTTTAGTCCCCAGCAGCAAGAGTTCATTTCGATAAAGCTTGAAGCAAGGTCATGACTAATCCAGCGATCTTGCTGTTGAAAATGCTGTGTCCTTAGGAACATACCTTCTTGCCAGAAAACGCGGCTAAATTTACTCATTTGTTTTTCCGTAGTGAAGCATTCAAGTCGATATTGGATTGTTCAGAGTTTAAGTCAGCGTAGCTCGTTTCATTTTTCATCTTCTGAAGATATTTTTCGTAAGCTGTTGCAAATGCCTTTCCAAATACACCGTCAGTATTTTCTCTAAGCTCTTTCTTTCCTTCTTTATGTAAAGCAGTTGCTTTCTGCCAAGCGGAAAGTGTGTTCCACCAAGGCAAATCGCCACTAGAATTTTTTCCGAAAGTTTTTTTAGCTGCTTCAATACTGTACGTTTCTAAAAACTCTTCTAGAGCTGGAATCATCGCATTCATTATAGCCAGCTCGTGTAACTGCATATCTCGTAAAGTTTCAGCAATAGTATTTTCAGGGGAGAAAGCTGTTTTGCGCCCGATGCCGAGGAGCGCCCAAAGGGCATCATCGTCATTCACTGCAAATTTCAGGGGGTTATTTCCAGAATTATGGATAATAGTCCGCTCAATACGAAATTCATTTTTGATTTCAGAACGTGCAATAATTGCTTTTCTAAGACCTTTGATAATAGAACGGAAAGTTCTTCCCATTTTTTCAAGCGTTTCCCTAGCTTCTCGAGGGGAAAGCTTATGAACTTCTGTTTCATCTAATTCGGCACCTCTTAAAAAAGCCTCGAGGCCAAGACTTTCTTCTGCTGCTAAGTGTAACGAAGGTGGCGGCACCTGTCGTTCTAAAGGATAGGATTTTTCTGGGGGAGAGGGGCGGTTTTCTGGAGGTTTTTTTTGTGGTGTTATATCTTCAAGCAAAGAGTCTAGAAAATCATCTCCTATGTGATCTTCGACCGTACTGCTTTTATTTTCCTCTAAAAGAGTCCTGCGTGGCGTGAAAGCCTGATCTAAACCAAAAGGCGCTTGTTGTCCTCTGGAGATCTTAGAAGGAATTTTATTCCCAGAACTAAATCCTTCGAGCGGGTCGAGGGCGTTTTCCTGATAATGCAGGAGATTGGAATTTTTTGGAAAAAATGGATCATCCTCCTCTTCAAGAGGGGGAGTAGGGATAATAATATTGGGGGGATAAGATGAATCTGAGGAATCAATGGACAAGGCAATTTCATACTCGCCTATTTGCAAAAAATCTCCAGAGAAAAATATCTGCTCTTCTTCTGATTTAATAGGGGAGTTGTTTAGAAAAGTTCCATTTTTGCTGGTATCTTTGACGACCCAGACTGTTTTTCCAGAATTGGTTTTTTGAAATAATTCACAGTGGCGCTTTGAAAGTCGTTTTTGTGGATCTTTTAGAACGATCTCACATTCTGTGCCTCGCCCAATTGTGACATGCTTCCCATTGACATTTCGGCGCATTTGTATGTTACGATCCGAAATTTGCCTCACGGTAAGAATAAGCACGACACTGTCCTTCAAATTTCATTGTATTAAACAATGTGATTATTTTGTGACTTTTAAAGATTGAGATAAGAAAACGGGCTATATCTAAAAGATACAGCCCGTGCCTGTGATTTTATAAAGTTTTGGCTTGTGTCAAATCATAGATGACACGGCTTGGGCCTTTAGGTTTACCACTTAGGTCTTCACCATAGTCAGAAATTGTGATTTCTGTGAAGTTGAAGGAGATTTTCTCAAGAGGACGTGTATCTTCTAAAAGACGTTTTTCCTGATCCCGAGAGGTGTAAGAGTTTTCCATCTTCGCCATAATTGCATTTTTCAATACAATTGTACGGATAAGAGTCTCGCCGCCTTCATTGACACGGGTAAAGTCAATTTGAGCCTCTTTCGCTTGGCCTGTGAAAGCATAGGTCACAAATTTATGACTTGCGCTATCGATATATTTTGTGATGGCGAGCTCACTCACATTTGCAGAGCTGGACTCACGGTTTTTCCCAACCCCAACAGCATTTCGAATGCTACGTGTCATGTTCCAGTCGAGATCAAGAATCTCAACCCAGCCTTTGTGCTGAGCTTCGGTAACATCTCCGATTGTCTCATTATTGTATTTTAGATAAACGCCCATTTATATCTCCTGAATTTTTCAAAAGCACCACTTAAACGAATTATCTAAAATAGGACATTCGTTTAGAGAGTTGTGTCGTTATTGGCATTGATTTTAGGATTAAAGATTTTTTTATAAAAGGTTAAAATTGCGTAAGAGATAATTTTTTTTGATGGAGAAACATAAAAGCTCACCCCTTGCGGATTCTTACAAAAGCACTGGTGGGAGAGGCCGAGCAAACCCCTCCGTGAGAGCTGATATCTCCAAGTAAAACGGTGCGTCTTCCGTTAATTTTCAGATGTCCTGTACCTACGATTGAGGCGGCACAGGCCGATTTGCATCCTGAAAAAGCCGCAGGGCGTCCAGCAATGAGAATGGAAACGCCCGGCACAATGATAGGAGTCGCAAAATGAAATGGCATTGGACAAAGGTGAATGTCTCCTTCGCAGACAGGTGGCAGGCCGAATGCAAAAGAAGGAGTATTGGTAATTTTTAGCTTGGTTTCTGAAACGGCGTCTTCTGCCTTTTTCGTCGCTGTAATGAGGGCTTTTAAGCCTTGAATGGTGCGGTCCAAACTATGCTTGTGGAAGGCAAATAAATAACGTGTAAAACAGCCTGCCGTCATTTGAAGCGGATTAGGCGTTGTCATCATAATTTGCGAGTTCATTTGTGCCAATGCTTCTGGATGCGCTTGAGGCAATGGAATTTGCTGACCTTCCAGCTTAGGAAAGCCGATACTGGGTAAAACTTGAGCAAATTCGCCTTCCATATAAAAATTCGTAACAGGTGGATTGTTAATCCCGTCAGGAACATTTGCTTGGTTAGGTCCCATAGCAGCAAAAGTGGTGGCTTTGATTCCTGTTGCCTTTGCAATATCGGCAGATTCTCCGCCACCTAAAGAATGTCCAACGGCTTCAAGATTAAGATCAGGATGGTTTCTTAAAATTGTTTTTGCAATCTCACGGCTATGGCGATAGTAGAAAGAATCGCCTCCAAATGCATTTTTTACATTCTGCCAAACATCTTGAAGATTGAGGGGATCCGTCCCCGGATGTGCGAGAACATATTTTTTGGGCTCGGAGTCGCTTATAAAAATTTGCGAAAAATAATGTGTCTTGGTAAAAATTTTTGAGTTTGGATCTTCTGGAAATTCCAAATCTCCTTTTCGGTCTAATCCGAGAAAGGATAATTCCTCATCCGAGGCGGAATGCCAGCCTATGGGGGCTTCGCGTTTTTCTGGCGCAAAGAGCTTTCCCTTATCGGTGGCAAAGCGTGCTTCTTTCGTCAATTTAAGCATTTGCGCCTTCTCAAAAGCATCTTCAATCTCTTGTAAGGAAATTTGAGGGAAATTCATGGCTTAGCTATCTTTTTAAAATAATCACTGACAAATGCAGGTGGCCATTTGCCTTCTTCTACCATTTTGAGAATTTCTTTTGGTCTTGGGGTAGGAATGGGATATCCCATTTTGAGGAGTTTTTCCCGTACACGCCAATAAGCGGCCACATCTCTTTCCGTTGTCGGACTATGGAAATCATCGGCATCAATGACGAGCCCAAATTTATCATATGCCCAAGGATTCGCACCATTATCTAAGAGGATTTCTGCATCCTCCCAGCTTCCAGAAAAAGCAGCAAACATAAGAGGGGTTTTCCCACCCTTATAATTACGATCTTCCATGCCTTTTTTTAGGGGGGCCAAGCGTTTTAAACTTTTCAGGTCGCCGTGCATGACAGCTCCTAGCAATGGCCTGTAGCCCGTGTATTTATAAGGCTTATCACTTGTTGCTTCAGGGGGTTCTGTCATTGTTTTTGATCCTTTTTTCCAGAATATGATAACACCTATTAAAAGGAATAGAGAGGTAAGTAAGGAAAGAAATTTTAAAATAAAGCGTCCCATTGTTTTACTTTGAATTAGGGCCTTGATGTCCGTTTAAATTCTTCACTGACGAAAGCAGGTGGTCATTTCCCTTCTTCTGCCATTTTGAGAATTTCTTTTGGCCTTGGGGTAGGAATGGAATAGCCCATTTTAAGAAGTTTTTCCCGTACACGCCAATAAGCGGCCACATCTCTTTCCGTTGTCGGACTATGGAAATCATCAGCATCAATGACGAGCCCAAATTTATCATAGGCCCAAGGATTCGCACCGTTATCTAAGAGGATTTCTCCATCTTCCCAGCTTTCGGAAAAAGCAGCGAACATAAGAGGGGTTTTCTCTAATGCTGGAGCTGTCGTTACGATTATGGCTATCGAAAAAAAGCTTAAGAGAAACAAAAAGAATTTAAAAGAAAAAGACATTAAGCTCTATACCGTTACACTTATAAGGCTTATCCTACCAGAAAAGGAAATGTGATTTGGCGCTTCACTTGTCATTTAGATTAAAGTCGGCGCACCAACAATTATCTTAAAGATATAGAATATTTGATTCTCCAGAGGGAGGAAAAATTGTTTTTGGATGAAGCAGGCAAACAACCCTCGCCATTGGAGAGTTTAAAATCTTTACAAGGGAATGCTGGGGAGAATTTACGTTTAAACGTGGACCTTGCAAATCCTTTTACGAAACTCAAAGATTTACGTTATGAGGCGCGTGAAAAAGAGCGCAAAATTGATAATAATCCTGATCTAGTTCCGCAGACTCCAGAGGAATGGGCACAGATAAAGGAACTTGCCTTAGAGATTATTCTAAGTCAGAGTCGAGATGTTGAGGTTGCCAGCTGGTTGATTGAGGCCTGCGCACGTTTGGATTTTCTGCGTGGGATTATCTTTAGCGTTCCAATAATGATAGAAATTTTAAAGGGCTTTTGGGATCGTTCCTATCCCGAATTTGATGTTCAAGATCCTGAGGAACGTTTTTTTTCTATTAGTGCCTTGAGTGGGGAAGGGCGTGATGGAACGATTATTCAGCCCTTGAGGAGTCTTCCTTTTTTAAAGATGGATGAGGGAGAGCCATTGCCTTTCTGGAAATTTGTAAGATCTCAAGAAATCAGTTTGGCAAAAGGGCAAGGCAATAGTGTTTCGTCCATGATCGAAAATCTTCCTGAATTTTCGACTCTCGAAAACATGGCTTATGCTTCACAGGATGCAATGAAAAATTTATCGTCAGAGTGTCGTTTGGCATGTGAGGCTTGGAAAGGGCTGGAAGCGGTTATTGATGATAAATGTGCATTTTATGAGATTGTTCCGCCTTCTCTTAGACGTGTAAGAGAGCTTTTAGAAGAGATTCAACTTGTAAGTGACCGTTATGTACCGTTGTCCGAAATTGTTCCTGAGGGGGAAGAAAAATCGGAACTTTCTCAGAGGAAGGCAGGTAGAGACCTCCCTCATTGGGGGCGGGAAGAGATTTTAGGTGAAATCTTGCGTTTGGCGGAGGAGTTTCGGCGTAGAGAGCCACAGTCTCCTTTAAGCTATGCCATTGAAAATTCTGTACAGCAGGCTCGTTTGGGTCTGCCAGATCTCTTGAAAAATGTCATTCAAGATGAGAATGTAAGAAATGATGTTATGACTAGGCTCGGTATGTTTTTTTCTAAGGAATAGCATCTTTCTTCTGTGTTTTAATCCTGTGTTTTGTCCATTTTCTATGGGCATTCTCTTTGTTTTTAAGAAAGAAATATGAGCATGAATGATAGTATCCACAATAAACTTTCACGTGTACGCAAACCGCGTGTTCACATCACGTACGAAGTAGAAACAGAAGGGGCTGAAAAAACAAGAGAGCTTCCGTTTGTCGTTGGCGTCATGGGAGATTTTGCAGGAGATTCAACCAAATCGCTTCGTCCATATAATGAACGTCGTTTTGTGCAGATAGATAGTCATAATTTTAATGAAGTCATGTCAAAAATGTCGCCTTCCCTGAAGTTGGAGGTGCCAAATACGATAAAAGATGATGGGAGCACTTTAAAAGCAGATCTTTCCTTTGAAAAAATGGAAGATTTTGAGCCTTTGAATATTGTGGAGCAAGTTCCTGAATTAAAGAAGCTTTTGGAAACCAGAAATCGTTTGAGAGACCTTTTGAGTAAGGCAGATCGCTCTCAGGAATTAGAGCAATTATTGGAGCATATTTTACAGAATAAAGATGAGATGAAGTCGTTATCTCACGAGGTATCTAATTCTAAGGAGGATTGATTATGAGCGAAGTTATGGAGAAAGAGGCGAATAAGGTTGAGTCACCTGTGTTGCAGGAAGCTTCTATTTTGCCGAAAGTTATTGCTGCGACACGTCAAACAGAAAAAGAAAGAGTTCTAGAATTAATTGAATCTCTTTCAGAAGGTGTTGAGAATGGCACAGTTGTTTTTGATAGAAACCTGACTCTGACAATAGATCAGGCGATCAAGAAAATAGATAATGCGATTAGCGAACAGCTAACAGCTGTGATGCACGACCCACGTTTTTTGAAATTAGAGGGTAGCTGGCGTGGCCTTGAGTATTTAACGAAAAATAGTGATACGGGACAAAATCTTAAAATTCGAGTTGTCAATGCAACGAAAAAGGAATTGCACCGAGACCTGACGCGTGCAGTGGAATTTGACCAGTCTAATTTGTTTCGAAAGGTTTATGAAAGTGAGTTTGGGACGCCTGGTGGTGAACCTTATGGCGCTTTGATTGGTGACTATGAGTGGACACATAAACCAGAAGATTTGGAGACACTTCGTCAAATAAGCCATGTTTCCGCAGCTGCTTTTGCGCCATTTATTTCCGCAGCAGGTGCAGAAATGTTTGGATTTAAGGATTGGACAGAGCTTTCACGTCCAAGAGATTTGGCAAAAATTTTCGACACGGTTGAATATAGTAAATGGCGATATTTCCGTAATACAGAGGATAGCCGTTTTGTTTCATTGACGCTGCCTCGTGTGTTGGCTCGCTTGCCGTATGGGGCTGATACAAATTCAGTGGATGGCCTTTACTTTGAAGAAGCAAAACTTTCCAAAGATGGTAAGCCGTTAGCGCTTGATCATGATCAGTATTGCTGGATGAACGCAGCTTATCTTATGGGTGCACGTTTAACAGATTCTTTTGCTAAAACGGGTTTTTGTACGACAATTCGTGGAAAAGAAAATGGTGGACGGATTGATAACCTTCCTCAGCATATTTTTAAATCTGATGACGGGGATATGGATGCAAAATGTCCAACCGAAATCGGTATTACAGATCGGCGTGAATATGAGCTGTCAAAGCTAGGTTTCTTGCCAATTTGTCATTATAAAAATGAAGATTATGCTGTTTTCTTTGGCGCTCAGACAGTTCAATCACCTGCTGTTTACGATAAGCCTGAAGCGACTGCAAATGCGGCTATCTCTGCGCGCTTGCCGTATATCATGGCGACTAGCCGTTTTTCACATTATTTGAAAGTGATGGCACGTGATAAGATTGGATCTTTTTTGGAGGTTTCCGATTGTGAGCGCTGGCTGAATGACTGGATTTCACGTTATGTCAACGATAACGCCTTGTCTGGAGCTGAAGGTAAAGCGAGCTATCCTTTACGTGCCGCCAAGGTGGAAGTAACCGAAATCCCTGGATGCCCTGGGTCATATAATGCTGTCACATATATGTGCCCTTGGTTACAGCTTGAGGAATTGACGACGAGCATGCGTATGGTCGCCCGTATTCCAGAACGTGCCTAAAAAGCCTGATAACCAGCCTCTGAATCTGTCAGAGGCTGGTAGCACTCTGAGTGTAAGAGAAATTTTTTTTTCTGGAGATTTTTCAAATCTTTCAGAAGATTATGATGCGTTTTTAAACGATGATCTGACGGCGTTTTCTTTATGGTTTGGCGCTTTGGAGACTTATTTTTCTCTGGAAGGAAATGTTTCTAAGGAAACTCTAAAAGCGCTTTTGCGTTCGGCAATTGAAAAAGATCTTTTAGCGCTTAAGACGCTTTTAGATGAACAAATAGACCGTATTCTGCATGCTGAGAAATATCAAAAATTAGAAGGACGTTGGCGAGGGTTGGCATCACTCGTTGTAAAACAGTTTCGGTCAGCGCAGAGAGTTTCAAAAGTTATTGTGCGGTTTTTTCCAGCATCTTGGAAGGAAATCTCAAAGGATCTTAGCCGTTCGGTAGATTTTGATGACTCGAAATTGTTTCAATTATGGTATGAAAACGAATTTGGCCATCCTGGAGGACAACCTTTTGGTCTGATGTTGATAGATCATGAAATTTCATATCATCCACGTGATATCGAAGACCTAAAGCATGTTTCAAATATTGCCGCTGTGTCTTTTATTCCAGTTGTTTTAAGTGCGTCGCCGTCTTTGTTCGGGGCAGACAGTTTTACAAACCTTGCCAATAGTCATCATATCAGCAGTGTGTTTGAGGATAGGGTTTATCATCATTGGCGAAAGTTTCAATATACAGAAAATGCCCGTTTTGTTGGCTTAGTATTACCTTATGTACGTGCCCGTTCGCGTTGGACCTATGACAATAATTTAATGGGACATTCAGAAAAAATTTCTTCTCTTGAGGATTATTGTTGGTCTCCTGGAATTTACGAGTTTGGAAGAAACGTCATTAGAGCTTGTCAAAGGTTTGGATGGCCTGCTGATATTCGTGGGATTGTTCCTGGGCATGAGGGGGGAGCTTTTATCCAGAAAAAAGCGACAGATACTTTTCGTTTTGGGAGTTATACCTTTTTGCCACAAGCTCCTGTTGCTTTGGGTTTTACAGATGAACAGGAGCGAGATATTACTTCGTCGGGCTTCATGCTTATAAATACACTCGTAGATGGACATATTGCTTTTGTTTCTACTTGTAGTGTTCAGTTGCCAGAAGTGAGTACAAAACAGTCCAAAATGGCAGAGGCACATAGGCGCATAAATAGAGATTTTGGGCCTTTACTATGTGCTTGCCGCTTTGCGCATTATATCAAAATGCTGGGAAGAGATATGGTCGGGAGATTCACAAATGCAGATGAAATTTCTCAAGAGCTTCGGAGATGGCTATCCCAATATACAAGCGTTAATGCAAGTTCATCTTTAGACGGTAGGGCAAGATATCCTTTGCTATCCAGTGATGTTTCATTAGAGCCCTCAGAAGACGCTGAAAAATATCATTGTCTTATTAAGATCGAACCGCATTATCAGCTGGAAAATGCAGTTGCTACTTTTCATTTTAAAACGATGCTTTCTAAACGTTCTAAATAAGATATTTGAGAGCTTGTTATGGATAATTTTTCTTCTCTTCTAGACCATTTACATGATGGTAATCCTAAGCAAAAGACTGATTTGCTATCAGGGACAGAGAGCGAGATGGATCATCTTGTTTCTTCCATTAGTTTTGATCTAGAGCGTCTTTTAAACTCGAGATCAGCATGGAGTATTTTGCCGAAAGAGTGCCGGGATCTTAAAAAATCTTTTTTGGGATTTGGCTTAAATGATTTGAAAATGTACGCTTTTTCTAATGAGGAAGATTTAGAAATTATTCGACAAAATCTTGAAGATTTGCTTTTGCTTTTTGAGCCACGTTTAAGTCATGTTAACGTTATTTTGATGCCACAAGAGGCATATCTCCACGGTTTTTTACCTATTGTTGTTGAGGCAACATTATGCCCTCCTTATCGGGATGAGGCTGTTTATTTTGATATATCTTTAAAAATTTCGGAAGAATAATACGTATTGATGCTGCCGTAATTTAAACAGGGTTATAAATTTTTAAGGGAATAAAAGATGAATGATGATTTTGTTTATTATTATCAACGCGAATTAGAGACCCTTAAGAAATTAGCAGCTGAATTTTCAGAAGATAATCCTAAAATAGCAAAGCGCCTTCGTGTCTCTCCTGATCTCGTTGAGGATCCTCATGTAGAAAGATTATTGGAGGGATCCGCTTTTTTAGCAGGGCGTACTCAAAAACGTCTTGATGATGAATATCCTGAGTTAACGGACGCTATGTTGGATGTTTTGTTTCCTCATGTTTTATCGCCGATGCCGTGTGCAAGTATCGTAGAGCTTTTTCTTCCGACTTCTAGGAGAGAAAAATTTTTATTGGAAAAGGGAACATCTTTCTCAACGCTTTCTCCTGAAGGCGAGAAGTACCCTTTTATGAGTACAATGGAGACTGAAGTTTGGCCTATAAAAGCAGAAAAAGCTTTTTTTGAAGCTCAGCCTTTTAAAGCCCCGAAACATCCCAAAATACAGCATGCAAAAAGCTATGTGCGTATTTCTTTGAAATTATTCGACAAACAAGCAAGTTTTGGAGAAATCTCTCCAGAAAATCTATGTTTTTATTTAAACGCCTCAGATGGGCAAGCTATTACTCTTTTTGAATTGATGACGCAGCATCTCATAGGGATTCTGATTGCGGATGACGTAGAGGACACAGCTCCTGTTTTTGTTCCACCTTCCGTTTTAGAGATGCCTGGATTTGATATAGAAAATTTTTTACTACCTGATTTTGCGCAGTCTTTTTCTGGTTTTCATTTTTTATATGAATATTTTGGATTTTTAAAAAAGTTTTTATTCATCAAATTAAAGGGGCTAAGCAGTTATTTCACTGGTGTAAAACAGTCCGAAAAAGTTCTTTATTTTTTCTTTAATGTTACCAATAAGCTTTTTGAGACATTATTTCATGCAGACATTCTAAAATTAAATTGTGTCCCTGTTATTAACCTTTTTGAGGGATCAATAGATCCAATTTCTTTGGATTTAACAAAAACTTCTTACCCTCTTATAGCTGATTCAACAAAAAGAAATTATTTAGAGGTCTGGAGATTAAAAGAAGTCTATGAAATTTTAGAAAATGGTGAAAGAGGGTATTGGCGATCGCTTTATCAAAATTTAGCTTATCATGAGACGCAGGCTTTGGGCAGATATACGCTAGGGCAGCGTTTTTCTCTCAAAAACTCAAAAAGAGAGCTTTTTTTTAATCCAATTGATTTTGAAATGGATACTCAAAAAGATTCTTTTCCTGTTCTATCGATGAATGCTTGGTTGCATAACGGTAATTTGCCATTAGCCATTCCTTTTGGAAAAGGTGCGCCATATTTTAAAAATACGGCCTTTAAAAAAATAGAATCACTGACGCCGTTTTCACCTTGCTGGCAGCCTGTTTTACATGACAAGAAGGCTTGGAGCCTTATTTCT
The genomic region above belongs to Acetobacteraceae bacterium and contains:
- the tssK gene encoding type VI secretion system baseplate subunit TssK → MSKFSRVFWQEGMFLRTQHFQQQDRWISHDLASSFIEMNSCCWGLKKYEINEELLSSGQICLLSASGFLRDGTRFNLPQEGELPNSLTINDNASGKLVYLALPNMSAKRLEFSADESSAERFKITDAIVQDSYVADLDDDEPIQVANLNFKLLLEKNNLEGYQLLPIAKILEVDHDHHVILDQNWIPPVIVCRASAWLKNIILEIYAVLRQRAEAISSRLGAIKERGTTEISDFMLLQRINVWHSVMGHYVNYPALSPERLFTFFLEIAGELATFTSEKHLPDHFPVYAHENLFETFSPVIHSIQKSLSSVFEQAATPIKLNMRKHNVRVGPLHDKSILESDSIVLAVSADTSIDILQRLFPSKVKIGAVEHIRDLVNISLPGIGIHLLPVAPRQMPFIPNALYFELDKHSDAWHKMQNSAAFAIHVSHEFPNLKMELWALRS
- the tagH gene encoding type VI secretion system-associated FHA domain protein TagH, which produces MLILTVRQISDRNIQMRRNVNGKHVTIGRGTECEIVLKDPQKRLSKRHCELFQKTNSGKTVWVVKDTSKNGTFLNNSPIKSEEEQIFFSGDFLQIGEYEIALSIDSSDSSYPPNIIIPTPPLEEEDDPFFPKNSNLLHYQENALDPLEGFSSGNKIPSKISRGQQAPFGLDQAFTPRRTLLEENKSSTVEDHIGDDFLDSLLEDITPQKKPPENRPSPPEKSYPLERQVPPPSLHLAAEESLGLEAFLRGAELDETEVHKLSPREARETLEKMGRTFRSIIKGLRKAIIARSEIKNEFRIERTIIHNSGNNPLKFAVNDDDALWALLGIGRKTAFSPENTIAETLRDMQLHELAIMNAMIPALEEFLETYSIEAAKKTFGKNSSGDLPWWNTLSAWQKATALHKEGKKELRENTDGVFGKAFATAYEKYLQKMKNETSYADLNSEQSNIDLNASLRKNK
- a CDS encoding type VI secretion system tube protein Hcp, giving the protein MGVYLKYNNETIGDVTEAQHKGWVEILDLDWNMTRSIRNAVGVGKNRESSSANVSELAITKYIDSASHKFVTYAFTGQAKEAQIDFTRVNEGGETLIRTIVLKNAIMAKMENSYTSRDQEKRLLEDTRPLEKISFNFTEITISDYGEDLSGKPKGPSRVIYDLTQAKTL
- a CDS encoding ankyrin repeat domain-containing protein: MGRFILKFLSLLTSLFLLIGVIIFWKKGSKTMTEPPEATSDKPYKYTGYRPLLGAVMHGDLKSLKRLAPLKKGMEDRNYKGGKTPLMFAAFSGSWEDAEILLDNGANPWAYDKFGLVIDADDFHSPTTERDVAAYWRVREKLLKMGYPIPTPRPKEILKMVEEGKWPPAFVSDYFKKIAKP
- the tssB gene encoding type VI secretion system contractile sheath small subunit, translating into MNDSIHNKLSRVRKPRVHITYEVETEGAEKTRELPFVVGVMGDFAGDSTKSLRPYNERRFVQIDSHNFNEVMSKMSPSLKLEVPNTIKDDGSTLKADLSFEKMEDFEPLNIVEQVPELKKLLETRNRLRDLLSKADRSQELEQLLEHILQNKDEMKSLSHEVSNSKED
- the tssC gene encoding type VI secretion system contractile sheath large subunit, with translation MSEVMEKEANKVESPVLQEASILPKVIAATRQTEKERVLELIESLSEGVENGTVVFDRNLTLTIDQAIKKIDNAISEQLTAVMHDPRFLKLEGSWRGLEYLTKNSDTGQNLKIRVVNATKKELHRDLTRAVEFDQSNLFRKVYESEFGTPGGEPYGALIGDYEWTHKPEDLETLRQISHVSAAAFAPFISAAGAEMFGFKDWTELSRPRDLAKIFDTVEYSKWRYFRNTEDSRFVSLTLPRVLARLPYGADTNSVDGLYFEEAKLSKDGKPLALDHDQYCWMNAAYLMGARLTDSFAKTGFCTTIRGKENGGRIDNLPQHIFKSDDGDMDAKCPTEIGITDRREYELSKLGFLPICHYKNEDYAVFFGAQTVQSPAVYDKPEATANAAISARLPYIMATSRFSHYLKVMARDKIGSFLEVSDCERWLNDWISRYVNDNALSGAEGKASYPLRAAKVEVTEIPGCPGSYNAVTYMCPWLQLEELTTSMRMVARIPERA
- the tssC gene encoding type VI secretion system contractile sheath large subunit; this translates as MPKKPDNQPLNLSEAGSTLSVREIFFSGDFSNLSEDYDAFLNDDLTAFSLWFGALETYFSLEGNVSKETLKALLRSAIEKDLLALKTLLDEQIDRILHAEKYQKLEGRWRGLASLVVKQFRSAQRVSKVIVRFFPASWKEISKDLSRSVDFDDSKLFQLWYENEFGHPGGQPFGLMLIDHEISYHPRDIEDLKHVSNIAAVSFIPVVLSASPSLFGADSFTNLANSHHISSVFEDRVYHHWRKFQYTENARFVGLVLPYVRARSRWTYDNNLMGHSEKISSLEDYCWSPGIYEFGRNVIRACQRFGWPADIRGIVPGHEGGAFIQKKATDTFRFGSYTFLPQAPVALGFTDEQERDITSSGFMLINTLVDGHIAFVSTCSVQLPEVSTKQSKMAEAHRRINRDFGPLLCACRFAHYIKMLGRDMVGRFTNADEISQELRRWLSQYTSVNASSSLDGRARYPLLSSDVSLEPSEDAEKYHCLIKIEPHYQLENAVATFHFKTMLSKRSK